From Variovorax sp. PMC12, the proteins below share one genomic window:
- a CDS encoding IclR family transcriptional regulator, whose translation MSTEKNDTSFSAAEPADARGERSDTVSALERGISVLRCFSEERPVLGHADIARITGIPRPTVNRLVATLLSLGMLKAAQAPDRFMLGPGVVSLSRVFLGSLDVRAAARPSMQAMAEEVGASVYLAVRDGMEMVLIEACRPRSSMLSARLDVGSRAPLANSALGRSYLSALPEAQRNQLVDSMRLLRGPEWDSIAPSMNRAIGESKRLGYCLSLGEFHREINSVSVPLIGPDGEVMALNGGGAAFVFTEDRLRNELAPRLHDIALSIARDIGGHVPTPSPG comes from the coding sequence ATGTCCACTGAAAAAAACGACACCTCCTTTTCCGCGGCCGAGCCGGCCGATGCGCGCGGCGAGCGTTCCGACACGGTGAGCGCACTGGAGCGCGGCATCTCCGTGCTGCGCTGCTTCAGCGAAGAACGCCCGGTGCTGGGCCATGCCGACATTGCACGCATCACCGGCATTCCGCGTCCCACCGTCAACCGGCTGGTCGCCACGCTGCTTTCGCTGGGCATGCTCAAGGCGGCGCAGGCCCCCGACCGCTTCATGCTCGGGCCTGGGGTGGTGTCGCTGTCGCGGGTGTTCCTCGGCAGCCTCGACGTGCGCGCCGCCGCGCGGCCCAGCATGCAGGCAATGGCGGAGGAGGTCGGCGCCTCGGTCTACCTGGCCGTGCGAGACGGCATGGAGATGGTGCTGATCGAAGCCTGCCGCCCGCGCTCGTCGATGCTTTCGGCGCGGCTCGACGTGGGCTCGCGCGCGCCGCTGGCCAACTCGGCGCTGGGCCGCTCGTACCTCTCGGCATTGCCCGAGGCGCAGCGCAACCAGCTGGTCGATTCGATGCGACTGCTGCGCGGCCCCGAGTGGGACAGCATCGCGCCCAGCATGAACCGCGCCATCGGCGAGTCGAAGCGGCTGGGCTACTGCCTGTCGCTCGGCGAATTCCACCGCGAGATCAACTCCGTGTCGGTGCCCCTCATCGGGCCCGATGGCGAGGTGATGGCGCTCAACGGCGGCGGCGCCGCCTTCGTCTTCACCGAAGACCGGCTGCGCAACGAACTTGCGCCGCGCCTGCACGACATCGCGCTGAGCATTGCGCGCGACATCGGCGGCCACGTACCCACGCCCTCGCCGGGTTAG
- a CDS encoding aconitase X swivel domain-containing protein, giving the protein MSAAVVTGQTIVIRGRKVVGGVAEGEALVTRDRISGWGGIDPRTGTVVETRHELRGQSFAGKVLVFPGAKGSSGWSAMFHMTRLMNSAPAAFLFNEMTTKMALGAVVTHAPSMTDFERDPLECIETGDRVRVDADRGVIEITKKKTGGAA; this is encoded by the coding sequence ATGAGCGCCGCAGTCGTCACTGGACAAACCATCGTCATCCGCGGCCGCAAGGTGGTGGGCGGCGTGGCCGAAGGCGAGGCGCTGGTCACGCGCGACCGCATTTCCGGCTGGGGCGGTATCGATCCGCGCACTGGCACCGTCGTCGAGACCCGGCACGAGCTGCGCGGCCAGAGCTTTGCCGGCAAGGTGCTGGTGTTTCCGGGGGCCAAGGGCTCGTCGGGCTGGTCGGCCATGTTCCACATGACGCGGCTCATGAACTCGGCCCCCGCAGCGTTCCTGTTCAACGAGATGACGACCAAGATGGCGCTGGGCGCCGTGGTCACGCACGCGCCTTCGATGACCGATTTCGAGCGCGACCCGCTCGAATGCATCGAAACCGGCGACCGGGTGCGCGTGGACGCCGACCGCGGCGTGATCGAGATCACGAAGAAGAAGACCGGAGGTGCCGCATGA
- a CDS encoding aconitase X: MHLSDEEKAMYDGRDGPAVQKAMDLLMRYGEALGAERLVETRNVCATITSTTPFQRDFALAKGGGMDAVFSEFSLDSQETVEIPKFKVFTSHLQLGFDPGQPERMGVSEEIVQFYNKSERHAAGLGAQIMNTCTPYQVGNIPTRGEHCAWMESSAVVYCNSVLGARTNTEGRESTGAAMLTGRIPYWGYHLDENRRATHLVELDIEVESVQDWGLLGYYIGEHVQERVPVVHSRRGISRVPNLPRLKHFGAAASSSGGVEMYHIAGVTPEALTLEQALGAKAPVEVLRYGEAERRATYEKINTTGKDAEVQYVMLGCPHYTIEQIWEAAQLIEGRKVHPDCELWIFTPRAIKSLADRNGYTKIIEDAGGIIMSDSCSAMSRAVPKGTKTVALDSAKQAHYLPAILGVQAWFGSTAECIDAACTGRWNGGYA, from the coding sequence ATGCACCTGAGCGATGAAGAAAAAGCCATGTACGACGGCCGCGACGGCCCGGCCGTGCAGAAGGCGATGGACCTGCTGATGCGCTACGGCGAAGCGCTGGGCGCCGAGCGGCTGGTGGAGACGCGCAACGTGTGCGCCACCATCACGTCGACCACCCCCTTCCAGCGCGACTTCGCGCTCGCCAAGGGCGGCGGCATGGATGCGGTGTTCTCCGAGTTCAGCCTCGACAGCCAGGAGACGGTCGAGATTCCGAAATTCAAGGTCTTCACCAGCCACCTGCAACTGGGCTTCGACCCCGGCCAGCCCGAGCGCATGGGCGTGAGCGAGGAGATCGTCCAGTTCTACAACAAGAGCGAGCGGCACGCCGCCGGCCTGGGTGCGCAGATCATGAACACCTGCACGCCGTACCAGGTCGGCAACATCCCGACGCGCGGCGAGCACTGCGCATGGATGGAGTCGTCCGCCGTGGTGTATTGCAATTCGGTGCTGGGCGCGCGCACCAACACCGAAGGCCGCGAGAGCACCGGCGCCGCCATGCTCACCGGCCGCATTCCGTACTGGGGCTACCACCTCGACGAGAACCGCCGGGCCACGCACTTGGTCGAGCTCGACATCGAGGTCGAGTCGGTGCAGGACTGGGGCCTGCTGGGCTACTACATCGGCGAGCATGTGCAGGAACGCGTGCCGGTGGTGCACAGCCGGCGCGGAATTTCGCGGGTGCCGAACCTGCCGCGGCTCAAACACTTCGGCGCGGCGGCCTCGTCTTCGGGCGGCGTGGAGATGTATCACATCGCGGGCGTCACGCCCGAGGCGCTGACGCTGGAACAGGCGCTCGGCGCAAAGGCACCCGTCGAGGTGCTGCGCTACGGCGAGGCCGAGCGCCGCGCCACCTACGAGAAGATCAACACCACGGGCAAGGACGCCGAGGTGCAGTACGTGATGCTGGGCTGCCCGCACTACACCATCGAGCAGATCTGGGAGGCCGCGCAGCTCATCGAGGGGCGCAAGGTGCATCCCGATTGCGAGCTGTGGATCTTCACGCCGCGCGCCATCAAGTCGCTGGCCGACCGCAACGGCTACACCAAGATCATCGAGGACGCGGGCGGCATCATCATGAGCGACAGCTGCTCCGCCATGAGCCGCGCCGTGCCCAAGGGCACGAAGACCGTGGCGCTCGACTCGGCCAAGCAGGCCCACTACCTGCCCGCCATCCTCGGCGTGCAGGCCTGGTTCGGCAGCACGGCCGAATGCATCGACGCGGCCTGCACCGGCCGCTGGAACGGAGGCTACGCATGA